The proteins below come from a single Acidobacteriota bacterium genomic window:
- a CDS encoding transposase, with product MSIPPRNAEPEQIASNARTFFVTSSTWDKRNLLQFNGAAGLFLTVLYEYRAQGKFRLHEFVVMPDHFHMLLTVGSEISIEKAVQFIKGRFAFRAGKELGVKAPFWQKGFSEVRIVDESAFAQVQEYIRNNPVKRRLVLTPDQYAFSSAHPGFALDPPPQGLKPVNFAA from the coding sequence ATGTCCATCCCTCCGCGCAACGCTGAACCTGAGCAGATCGCATCCAACGCCCGCACCTTCTTCGTGACCTCTTCCACGTGGGACAAACGCAACTTGCTTCAATTTAACGGCGCTGCAGGATTGTTTCTCACAGTGCTCTACGAATATCGCGCACAGGGGAAGTTCCGACTGCATGAATTCGTGGTCATGCCAGACCACTTTCATATGCTGCTCACGGTGGGAAGCGAGATCAGTATTGAGAAGGCTGTCCAGTTCATCAAGGGCAGATTCGCGTTCCGAGCTGGCAAGGAACTGGGCGTGAAAGCGCCATTCTGGCAGAAAGGTTTTTCCGAAGTCCGAATCGTGGACGAATCAGCGTTCGCGCAGGTTCAAGAGTACATTCGCAACAATCCCGTAAAGCGACGATTGGTCCTGACACCGGATCAGTATGCGTTTTCGTCGGCGCATCCGGGATTCGCACTCGATCCGCCACCGCAGGGGCTGAAGCCCGTCAATTTCGCCGCTTGA
- a CDS encoding DNA-3-methyladenine glycosylase I yields MSTKKSVVRCAWARNDLAIAYHDAEWGVPQHDDRVLFEFLILEGAQAGLSWDTILNKRENYRAAFSGFDPEKIARYDGRKRQALMQDAGIVRNRLKIAAAVQNAKSFLAIQEEFGSFDKYIWQFVAGKPRRNAWKAGQKLPASTAESDAMSKDLKKRGFTFVGTTICYAFMQAMGMVNDHAVECFRYREVGRQG; encoded by the coding sequence GTGTCCACGAAAAAATCTGTTGTCCGATGTGCGTGGGCCAGGAACGATCTCGCCATTGCTTATCACGATGCGGAGTGGGGAGTGCCGCAGCATGATGACCGTGTGCTTTTCGAGTTCCTGATTCTGGAAGGTGCGCAGGCCGGTCTCAGTTGGGACACCATCCTGAACAAGCGAGAGAACTACCGTGCGGCTTTCAGTGGTTTTGATCCCGAGAAAATTGCACGCTATGACGGGCGAAAACGGCAGGCGCTGATGCAGGATGCAGGCATTGTCCGCAACCGCTTAAAGATTGCCGCGGCCGTACAAAATGCCAAGTCATTTCTGGCAATACAAGAAGAGTTCGGATCGTTTGACAAATATATCTGGCAGTTCGTCGCAGGTAAGCCTCGTCGCAACGCATGGAAGGCCGGACAAAAGCTTCCAGCCAGCACTGCGGAGTCGGATGCGATGAGCAAAGACCTTAAGAAGCGCGGGTTCACGTTTGTGGGCACGACGATTTGCTACGCGTTTATGCAGGCGATGGGGATGGTGAACGATCATGCCGTCGAGTGCTTTCGATATCGCGAGGTCGGCCGTCAGGGTTAG
- a CDS encoding DUF4126 family protein, producing MNALLLALGIGIVAGLRAMTAPAVVAWAAYLGWLNLTGSYFAFMGSKWTVAIFTLAALSEFVTDQLPRTPARTTAGPLSARIVMGALTGSCVAVSGGNSLITGAVIGAIGGVVGAFAGYKARVGLVKSLGVPDFAVAIPEDLLAIGLALLLVRHG from the coding sequence ATGAACGCTTTATTACTTGCACTCGGCATCGGAATCGTAGCCGGACTGCGGGCCATGACCGCTCCCGCAGTTGTGGCGTGGGCGGCTTATCTGGGCTGGCTCAACCTGACGGGATCCTATTTTGCATTCATGGGATCGAAGTGGACTGTGGCGATCTTCACACTCGCTGCGCTCAGCGAGTTTGTAACCGATCAGCTTCCGCGGACACCGGCCCGCACAACCGCCGGACCGCTCTCCGCGCGAATCGTAATGGGCGCGCTGACCGGATCGTGCGTGGCCGTATCAGGAGGGAATTCCCTGATAACAGGAGCGGTAATCGGCGCAATCGGGGGCGTCGTTGGCGCTTTCGCCGGATATAAGGCGCGCGTCGGACTAGTGAAGAGTCTCGGTGTCCCGGATTTTGCGGTTGCCATCCCCGAGGATCTGTTGGCGATTGGGTTGGCGCTCCTGCTGGTCCGGCACGGATAG
- the mgrA gene encoding L-glyceraldehyde 3-phosphate reductase: protein MQYRRSGRSGIHLPAISLGLWHNFGGVDNFENARAMLRRAFDLGITHFDLANNYGPPYGSAEENFGQILKKDFLPYRDELIISTKAGWDMWPGPYGDLGSRKYILASLDQSLKRMGLEYVDIFYHHRPDPDTPMEESLGALDTAVRSGRALYAGISAYNAKQTAEAIKIMRALGTPCLIHQPKYSMLVRDPEQGLLDELGKEGVGCIVFSPLAQGLLSDRYLQGIPTDSRAARDFFLKKKDIDERKVAMLRELNKLAQQRGQSLAEMAVSWVLRDPRVTSALVGTSKVQQVDDNVAALKNLKFSSEELKKIDGILAGTGA from the coding sequence ATGCAATATCGCCGCTCGGGACGCAGTGGCATTCACCTTCCCGCCATTTCGCTTGGCCTGTGGCACAACTTCGGCGGTGTGGATAATTTCGAGAACGCGCGCGCCATGTTGCGCCGTGCATTCGACTTGGGTATCACGCATTTTGATCTGGCGAACAACTATGGTCCTCCCTACGGATCGGCGGAAGAGAATTTCGGCCAGATTCTGAAAAAGGACTTCCTCCCGTACCGCGACGAACTGATTATTTCGACCAAGGCAGGCTGGGACATGTGGCCGGGGCCTTATGGAGATCTCGGCTCGCGGAAATACATCCTGGCGAGCCTCGATCAGAGCCTGAAGCGGATGGGGCTGGAGTATGTCGACATTTTTTATCATCACCGTCCCGACCCTGATACGCCCATGGAAGAGTCACTGGGCGCGCTCGATACGGCTGTTCGTTCGGGAAGGGCGCTCTATGCCGGGATCTCGGCTTACAACGCGAAGCAGACAGCCGAAGCAATCAAGATCATGCGTGCGCTGGGGACGCCCTGCCTGATTCACCAGCCGAAGTATTCCATGCTGGTGCGCGATCCTGAGCAGGGACTGCTCGATGAGCTGGGAAAAGAAGGCGTGGGTTGCATCGTATTCAGCCCTCTGGCGCAAGGACTGCTTTCCGATCGCTATCTGCAGGGCATCCCCACCGACTCGCGGGCGGCGCGCGATTTTTTTCTAAAGAAGAAAGACATCGACGAGCGCAAGGTCGCCATGCTGCGTGAGTTGAACAAACTGGCGCAGCAACGCGGGCAATCGCTGGCGGAGATGGCTGTTTCGTGGGTGTTGCGCGATCCGCGCGTCACCAGCGCCCTGGTTGGAACGAGCAAAGTGCAGCAGGTGGACGACAACGTGGCCGCGCTCAAGAACCTGAAGTTCTCGAGCGAGGAGTTGAAGAAGATCGACGGCATTCTCGCGGGGACGGGGGCTTAG
- a CDS encoding FAD-dependent oxidoreductase, translated as MAQFQTLRARLARATALSDFTKHLEFEVIGMQRLGFVPGQWLSLKASTPEGEEITRAYSIASAPSEDARFAFCLNRVQDGFMSNHLCSMAEGEEITFQGPFGNFILRPPLRDTVFIATGTGVAPYRSMLHWLLADPHRHEGKQFWLLFGVRSEQDLYYREEFERLAAEHSNFHFLPTLSRGESEWKGLRGYVQQHLLEIVGDRTDMHAYICGLDKMVSANRELLKSRGWDRKQILYEKYD; from the coding sequence ATGGCACAATTTCAAACTCTACGGGCTAGGCTGGCGCGCGCTACTGCTCTCTCCGATTTCACCAAGCACCTCGAATTTGAAGTGATCGGTATGCAGCGACTCGGCTTTGTTCCGGGCCAGTGGCTTTCGCTGAAGGCTTCGACTCCGGAGGGCGAAGAAATTACCCGTGCATATTCGATCGCGTCGGCGCCTTCGGAAGACGCTCGTTTCGCATTCTGCCTGAATCGCGTGCAGGACGGCTTCATGTCGAACCATCTCTGTAGCATGGCCGAGGGCGAGGAGATTACTTTTCAAGGGCCGTTTGGGAATTTCATTCTGCGTCCGCCGTTGCGGGATACAGTATTCATCGCGACCGGGACCGGCGTCGCTCCCTATCGGTCGATGCTGCATTGGCTGCTGGCAGATCCGCATCGACATGAGGGAAAGCAATTCTGGCTGCTGTTCGGTGTGCGTTCTGAGCAGGACCTCTATTACCGGGAAGAGTTTGAACGGCTCGCCGCCGAACACTCTAATTTCCATTTTCTGCCCACCCTCAGTCGGGGAGAGTCGGAATGGAAGGGCCTGCGGGGATATGTCCAGCAGCATTTGCTGGAAATTGTCGGCGACCGCACCGATATGCACGCCTACATCTGCGGTCTCGACAAGATGGTGAGTGCGAATCGCGAATTGTTGAAATCGCGAGGCTGGGATCGGAAGCAGATTCTGTACGAGAAATACGACTAG
- the purS gene encoding phosphoribosylformylglycinamidine synthase subunit PurS has protein sequence MKAYVYVSLKKSVLDPQGKTIQGALHKMGYKGLQDVRQGKYFELSLNGGLSKDQAHAEVERIAREVLTNPVIEEFRFSLEE, from the coding sequence GTTTCGCTAAAGAAGAGCGTGCTCGATCCCCAGGGAAAAACCATCCAGGGTGCGCTCCATAAGATGGGATACAAAGGGTTGCAGGACGTGCGACAGGGTAAGTACTTTGAATTGTCGCTGAACGGCGGCCTTTCCAAGGATCAAGCCCATGCCGAAGTCGAGCGGATTGCGCGCGAAGTCCTTACTAACCCGGTGATCGAAGAGTTTCGTTTCTCCCTCGAAGAATAG
- the glmS gene encoding glutamine--fructose-6-phosphate transaminase (isomerizing), whose protein sequence is MCGIVGYVGKKDVVPVIIEGLRRLEYRGYDSAGIAVAGNGEGLQIRRAEGKLRNLEEVIRAKPLDGTFGIGHTRWATHGRPTEENAHPHRDCTGQIVVVHNGIVENYLSLKRRLKEEGHKFTTETDTEVIAHLIENHYLKTGNGHRPTLEDAVRKTVKELTGVFALVVIAVDDPNKIVAARNGPPVVIGIGKDEYFVASDVPALLEHTRDLFFLADGDLAVITQSGVKVSDFDGKAVDRPVQRITWDPIMAEKGGFKHFMLKEIYEQPRTIRDTTIGRVSQDTGRIFLDEMHVSDAEFKALKKINITACGTSWHAGLAGKFMIESLARVPVEVDYASEWRYRDPIMGPDTMTLVISQSGETADTIAAQREAKAKGSKTLAICNVVGSMITREAAGTIYTHAGPEIGVASTKAFSGQLTALYLFALYLAQVRGTLAPEQAKALVQELTHIPGKLEQLLTHDQACEDLAKIYGRAQDFLFLGRGIHYPIALEGALKLKEISYIHAEGYPAGEMKHGPNALIDENLPVVIIATRDVNSPASMTRYEKTISNLQEVKARSGIVIALATEGDDEIAGNADHVLYVPPAPEELSAILEIVPLQLLAYHIAVRRGCDVDQPRNLAKSVTVE, encoded by the coding sequence ATGTGCGGCATTGTCGGATATGTGGGGAAGAAGGATGTTGTCCCGGTCATCATCGAAGGCCTGCGGCGTCTTGAGTATCGCGGGTACGACTCTGCCGGAATTGCCGTAGCCGGCAATGGCGAAGGCTTGCAGATCCGGCGCGCCGAGGGCAAACTGCGGAACCTGGAAGAAGTGATCCGCGCAAAGCCGCTGGATGGAACGTTTGGCATCGGGCATACGCGCTGGGCCACGCATGGCCGTCCGACAGAAGAGAACGCCCACCCGCATCGGGATTGCACCGGCCAGATCGTGGTCGTGCATAACGGGATTGTCGAAAATTACCTTTCGCTCAAACGCAGGCTAAAAGAAGAAGGCCACAAGTTCACGACCGAAACCGATACGGAAGTGATTGCCCACCTGATCGAGAATCATTACTTGAAAACTGGTAATGGACATCGTCCTACGCTCGAAGATGCCGTGCGAAAAACCGTGAAGGAACTGACGGGCGTGTTCGCGCTGGTCGTGATCGCGGTCGATGATCCAAACAAGATTGTGGCGGCTCGGAATGGTCCGCCGGTTGTGATCGGAATTGGCAAGGACGAATATTTTGTGGCGTCCGACGTGCCCGCGCTGCTGGAACACACGCGCGATCTTTTCTTTCTGGCCGACGGGGACCTGGCGGTGATTACGCAGTCGGGAGTGAAGGTTTCCGATTTCGACGGCAAAGCCGTGGATCGCCCGGTGCAGCGCATCACCTGGGATCCGATCATGGCGGAAAAGGGCGGATTCAAGCATTTCATGCTCAAGGAAATCTACGAGCAGCCGCGTACGATCCGCGACACGACCATTGGGCGCGTTTCGCAGGACACGGGAAGGATTTTTCTCGACGAGATGCACGTCAGCGACGCTGAGTTCAAGGCGCTGAAGAAAATCAATATCACTGCCTGCGGTACCAGTTGGCACGCAGGGTTGGCGGGCAAGTTCATGATCGAGAGTTTGGCCAGAGTCCCCGTCGAAGTCGATTATGCCAGCGAGTGGCGTTATCGCGATCCCATCATGGGGCCGGACACGATGACGCTGGTGATCTCGCAGTCCGGTGAAACGGCCGACACGATCGCCGCGCAGCGGGAAGCAAAAGCCAAAGGCTCGAAGACCCTCGCCATCTGCAACGTGGTCGGATCGATGATTACCCGGGAAGCGGCGGGAACGATCTATACGCATGCCGGCCCGGAAATTGGCGTTGCGTCGACCAAGGCGTTCAGCGGGCAACTTACTGCGCTGTATCTATTCGCGTTGTATCTCGCACAAGTGCGCGGCACGTTGGCTCCGGAACAAGCCAAAGCACTGGTGCAGGAACTCACCCACATTCCCGGGAAACTGGAACAGCTTCTTACGCACGACCAGGCCTGTGAAGATCTCGCCAAAATTTACGGACGGGCACAGGACTTCCTCTTCCTCGGCCGCGGCATTCACTATCCCATCGCTCTCGAAGGGGCGCTTAAGTTAAAGGAAATTTCCTACATCCACGCGGAAGGATATCCGGCGGGAGAAATGAAACACGGTCCGAACGCGTTGATCGATGAAAACCTGCCGGTAGTGATCATTGCGACCCGTGATGTGAACAGTCCTGCATCGATGACACGCTACGAGAAAACGATTTCGAACCTGCAGGAAGTCAAAGCGCGCTCCGGCATTGTGATCGCGCTCGCGACTGAGGGCGACGACGAAATTGCCGGGAACGCCGATCATGTCCTCTATGTTCCTCCGGCGCCGGAAGAGTTGTCGGCGATTCTGGAAATTGTTCCCCTGCAACTACTGGCGTATCACATCGCGGTGCGCAGAGGATGCGACGTGGACCAGCCGCGAAATCTGGCAAAGTCGGTGACGGTAGAATAG
- a CDS encoding DUF2141 domain-containing protein: MQKIHRTIALAVVLYVGTPLLLRGQAAPENLIHVEIAGLRSEKGQVLCALFSSAADFPRRGDKAVAHAGSGISQGRAVCDFPNIAPGTYAVSAFHDENSNSKMDSNFLGIPREGVGASNDAKGRFGPPKFDAASFRFAGGRADLKITLSYL, translated from the coding sequence ATGCAAAAGATCCACAGAACAATTGCGTTGGCGGTGGTGCTATATGTTGGCACTCCACTGCTTTTGCGTGGCCAGGCTGCACCGGAGAATTTGATCCATGTAGAAATCGCCGGGTTGCGCAGCGAAAAAGGCCAGGTTCTGTGCGCGCTGTTTTCCTCTGCTGCTGATTTTCCGAGGCGAGGCGACAAGGCAGTCGCACACGCCGGCTCCGGGATATCGCAGGGCCGCGCGGTTTGCGATTTTCCGAACATCGCGCCGGGAACTTATGCGGTCTCGGCTTTTCACGACGAAAATTCTAACTCCAAAATGGACTCCAATTTTCTGGGAATTCCCCGGGAGGGCGTCGGTGCCTCGAACGATGCCAAGGGCCGCTTTGGACCGCCGAAATTTGATGCTGCCTCCTTTCGTTTTGCAGGCGGTCGCGCTGACCTCAAGATCACCCTCAGCTACCTGTAG